The Litchfieldia alkalitelluris genome has a window encoding:
- a CDS encoding Dabb family protein yields MIDHIVLVKFSETTTQEQLQEVVDRFKALKDKLTGIVDLQAGLNFSEKSQGYQVVLSVRFENQAALEAYGPNPDHQAVAAYIREVGRVDSIVVDIKI; encoded by the coding sequence ATGATTGATCATATCGTATTAGTAAAATTTTCAGAAACAACTACCCAGGAGCAACTGCAAGAAGTGGTTGATCGATTCAAAGCACTAAAAGATAAACTTACTGGTATTGTGGATTTACAGGCAGGACTTAATTTCTCGGAAAAAAGTCAAGGCTATCAAGTAGTTTTATCTGTAAGATTTGAGAATCAAGCAGCTCTTGAAGCATATGGACCAAATCCAGACCATCAGGCGGTTGCTGCATATATTCGTGAAGTGGGTAGAGTTGATAGCATTGTGGTAGATATCAAAATCTAA
- a CDS encoding serine hydrolase domain-containing protein produces MELLHRLHPLLNSFVEKGPAGCSLAVMHEGKKVFESHVGYSDLALKNQIAEDTIYRIFSMTKVVTCTAALMLFERGLFLLNDPLEDYLPEFKNMQVYGYDEQGELVVLPAKRSILIKDLFTMTSGLTYSGEGNETERQVMAALKQKEELGENLTVRTLSKTLANIPLAFEPGTKWCYGFSHDVLGALIEVLSGKSLGEFFQVEIFDPLKMKDTFFTIPDNKKHRLATLYDRSDEGELIKNERVDKQFQPSVTFESGGSGLLSTLDDYSRFAYMLANGGEFEGVRIIGEKTIHLMGTNHLQPEHMEQYNWGYLAGYGYGLGVRTLVDPALSGINSNIGEFGWSGLAGTWVLIDPKEKLSAVYMQQMFPNFESYHQPRLRAVIYGAL; encoded by the coding sequence ATGGAATTATTACATAGACTACACCCATTATTAAATAGTTTTGTAGAAAAAGGTCCGGCAGGTTGCTCTTTGGCAGTTATGCATGAAGGTAAAAAAGTATTTGAAAGCCATGTTGGCTATTCGGATTTAGCACTGAAAAACCAGATTGCTGAAGATACCATTTATCGAATTTTTTCAATGACAAAAGTGGTAACATGTACTGCAGCATTAATGCTATTTGAACGTGGTTTATTTTTGCTAAACGATCCATTGGAGGACTACTTACCAGAATTTAAGAACATGCAGGTATATGGCTATGATGAACAAGGTGAGCTTGTTGTTTTACCTGCTAAAAGAAGTATTTTAATAAAAGATTTATTTACAATGACTTCAGGGTTAACTTATAGTGGTGAAGGAAATGAAACTGAGCGTCAAGTGATGGCCGCGTTGAAACAAAAAGAAGAATTAGGAGAGAATTTAACTGTCCGTACTCTTTCAAAAACATTGGCAAATATCCCGTTAGCATTTGAACCAGGAACAAAATGGTGTTACGGATTCAGTCATGATGTACTAGGTGCACTAATTGAAGTACTATCTGGAAAGTCCTTGGGAGAATTTTTTCAAGTGGAAATTTTCGACCCACTTAAAATGAAGGATACTTTCTTCACTATACCAGACAATAAGAAGCATCGTTTAGCGACCCTTTATGATCGATCAGATGAGGGTGAGTTAATAAAAAATGAGAGAGTAGACAAACAGTTTCAACCTTCTGTCACATTTGAATCAGGAGGAAGTGGGCTTTTATCTACTTTAGATGACTATAGTCGCTTTGCTTATATGTTAGCAAATGGTGGAGAATTTGAAGGGGTTCGTATTATTGGAGAGAAAACCATTCATTTAATGGGGACAAACCATCTTCAGCCAGAGCATATGGAGCAATATAATTGGGGATATCTTGCTGGATATGGATATGGATTAGGTGTTCGGACTTTAGTTGACCCCGCATTAAGTGGAATCAATAGTAATATTGGTGAATTTGGCTGGTCGGGACTAGCGGGGACATGGGTGTTAATTGATCCAAAAGAGAAGCTTTCTGCAGTCTATATGCAACAGATGTTCCCTAACTTTGAGAGCTATCATCAGCCGAGGTTACGTGCAGTAATCTATGGTGCATTATAA
- a CDS encoding 3-oxoacyl-ACP reductase, translating to MNLTEQVVLVTGASRGLGEAIAKAFGREGAKVVVNYFNSEDKANSVVDEIGHDRAIAIKADIRKEQDVRRLFEEAKAHYEKPITTIVNNALVAFKFDAVNRKTAEQIEWNDYLIQLEGSVKGSLNTIQAGKKDMAEMKFGRVINIGTNLVQNPVVPYHDYNTSKAALLGFTRTMAKELGADGITVNMVSGGLLQQTDASSATSLEVFELIKQSTPLQKVTTPEDLADTVLFFAAPWSRAVTGQNLVVDGGLVMD from the coding sequence ATGAATCTTACTGAACAAGTTGTCTTAGTAACTGGTGCAAGCCGAGGTTTAGGAGAAGCGATCGCTAAAGCTTTTGGACGAGAAGGAGCAAAGGTTGTTGTTAATTATTTCAACAGTGAAGATAAGGCTAATTCAGTTGTAGATGAGATCGGACATGATCGAGCGATTGCAATCAAAGCTGATATTCGAAAAGAGCAGGATGTTCGTCGATTGTTTGAAGAAGCCAAGGCCCATTATGAAAAGCCAATCACTACTATCGTAAATAATGCTCTTGTTGCCTTTAAATTCGATGCCGTGAATAGGAAAACTGCTGAACAAATTGAGTGGAATGATTATCTTATCCAACTTGAAGGTAGTGTTAAGGGATCTTTGAATACAATACAAGCTGGTAAGAAGGATATGGCTGAAATGAAGTTCGGTCGAGTAATTAATATAGGGACAAATTTAGTGCAAAATCCAGTTGTACCATATCATGATTACAATACTAGTAAAGCAGCTCTACTTGGTTTTACGAGAACAATGGCTAAGGAATTAGGCGCAGACGGTATAACAGTAAACATGGTTTCTGGTGGGTTGTTACAGCAAACAGACGCAAGCTCTGCTACATCTTTGGAAGTGTTTGAACTGATTAAACAAAGTACACCACTTCAAAAAGTAACGACACCTGAAGATTTGGCTGACACAGTGTTATTTTTT